The sequence below is a genomic window from Desulfovibrio sp. Fe33.
AACGCTGTCCTATTCGGTCTTGCTCCGGACGGAGTTCACCTGGCCTGCCGCGTCACCGCGACAGCCGGTGGGCTCTTACCCCACCGTTTCACCCTTACCTCCGGGAAACCCGGAGGCGGTCTGCTTTCTGTTGCACTTGACGGGGATCGCTCCCCCTGGGAGTTACCCAGCGTCCTGCCCTGCGGAGCCCGGACTTTCCTCCCCGGTCATAGACCGCGGCGATGACCTGCCCGACTCCGAATTTGTGTCATTATTCCTCTTCGATCGATCCGCCCGGCTGCACGAACGCCTGCCAGTAGATCAGCCGCTGGCAGTTGGGGCAGCTCAGGATCTGCTGACCCTTCTGCAGATCGTTGTAGGTCTGCGGCGGGATCATGATGTTGCAGCCCGAGCACACTCCTTCGGAGACCGGCACGATGACCGGGTGCTCCATGCGCTCACGAATGAATTCGTAGCGGCCCAGGATCGGCGGCGGCACAGCCTTGCAAGCCTTCTTGCGCTTGCGGTTCAGGGCTTCAAGCTTTTTGTTGGCCTTGTCAAGGCGTTCTTCCAGGGTAGTCTTGAGCGCTTCGTACTGTTCCTGCACGCCGCTCATCTCGTCGTTGAGAGACTGGGTGGCCTCGTCCTGGCGCAGAAGCTCTTCGCGCACGGCCGTCTGCTCGTCGTCGCGCATACGGTTGAGCTTTTCCAGGGAATCCATTTCGCGCATCATGGCGTGGTATTCCTTGGTGTTGCCCACCAGCATCAGCTTGTTCTTGGACTTTTTGATCTTGCCGGCATCTTCTTCGATCTCCACGGAGAGCTTCTTCTTCTGCTCCTGGAGGATGCCCGTTTTTTCGTCGATCCGGCCGCGGCGAACTTCGAACTCGTCGAGCTGTCCCTCAAGGTCGGTCAGCTCCTGGGGAGCCAGCTCGATCTCTTTGGTCAGTTCGAGGATTTCGTCGTCCACTTCCTGAAGGACGATCAACTGTTCAATCTGTTTCTGATACATGGATTAACCTCACTGTCTATTTAAAATCACGAAAAAGTGTTTCCCTTATCCCGCGTACACCGTGAACGGGTCCTCGCCCGGGAAGAAACGGACTTCGGCTTTGGGCATGGCTTCGGCCAGTTCCATGGCGAAACGGCGCATCATCTCCTCTTCCAGGGAGAAGTGGCCCACATCCACCACGCAGACCGGGGTTTCCACGGCAGGGTGGTACTTCATGTCCCCGGTGACGAACACGTCTGCCCCGGCGCGCGCGGCCCGCTCGATGAGGTCCGAGCCGGACCCGCCGCAGTAGGCCACGGTCCGAACGGTCTCGGGCTTCGGCCCGGCGACCAGCAGGGCGTCGCGTCGGATCAGACCGGCCAGCCTGCCCATGAAGGCGTCGAAGGCCATGGGCTGGGGCAGTTCGCCCACCTCGCCGAAACCGACCTCGCTCAACGGCGCGGTCAGGGAGCGCAGGTAGAACAGCGGACGTTTGCCCAGGGAAAATTCGATGCTGTCCGCCAACCCGCTCCAGTGCGGCTCGTCGCAGACCACCCGGACCTCGCCGGTGCGGCTCTGGGACACCGAGTGGACCCCGTCGTGGTTGGCCCAGATGTCGGCGGCCTCGCGGCTGATCGGCTCCTCGCAGTAGAAGGAGGCCTCGATCGGGGCGCGTCCGTGCTCCACTTCGAGCAGCCGTCCTCCGGTCAGCCCCAGCTCCCTGCCCAGCCAGAAGGCCGGACCGCCGGGACGGGTGTCCAGGGACGTGTGGGCTGCGTAAAGCCAGCTTCCCGATCGGATAACCGCCCGCAACGCGTCGAGGTACATGCCCTCCGCGTTCGGAGCCTTGGGTTTCATGTACAGGGGATGGTGGGTGATAACCGCGCCCGCGCCCCACTCCAGGCAACGGCAGAGCGCCGCCGGGGTGGGCTCAAGAGTCACGGCCACCTTGTCGGTCCGATCGACGGACCCGGCCACCTGCACTCCGGAATTGTCCCAGGAACTTTGGTTCGCTTCCGGAGCCAATTCTCGGAAAATCGATAAAATATCTTGAA
It includes:
- a CDS encoding Nif3-like dinuclear metal center hexameric protein, whose protein sequence is MLPRGKPYGSILFMGNGRNYMKIQDILSIFRELAPEANQSSWDNSGVQVAGSVDRTDKVAVTLEPTPAALCRCLEWGAGAVITHHPLYMKPKAPNAEGMYLDALRAVIRSGSWLYAAHTSLDTRPGGPAFWLGRELGLTGGRLLEVEHGRAPIEASFYCEEPISREAADIWANHDGVHSVSQSRTGEVRVVCDEPHWSGLADSIEFSLGKRPLFYLRSLTAPLSEVGFGEVGELPQPMAFDAFMGRLAGLIRRDALLVAGPKPETVRTVAYCGGSGSDLIERAARAGADVFVTGDMKYHPAVETPVCVVDVGHFSLEEEMMRRFAMELAEAMPKAEVRFFPGEDPFTVYAG
- a CDS encoding zinc ribbon domain-containing protein, producing MYQKQIEQLIVLQEVDDEILELTKEIELAPQELTDLEGQLDEFEVRRGRIDEKTGILQEQKKKLSVEIEEDAGKIKKSKNKLMLVGNTKEYHAMMREMDSLEKLNRMRDDEQTAVREELLRQDEATQSLNDEMSGVQEQYEALKTTLEERLDKANKKLEALNRKRKKACKAVPPPILGRYEFIRERMEHPVIVPVSEGVCSGCNIMIPPQTYNDLQKGQQILSCPNCQRLIYWQAFVQPGGSIEEE